ATTACGATTCAAACAGAAGTGACGCAACCAGTCACAAAAGACGACACTTCCATCATCATTCGCATTCGAGACAATGGCTCCGGGATGTCGGAAGCAGTGCGTCAGCGTATCTTCGATCCGTTCTACACAACAAAACCTGTGGGACAGGGAACTGGGCTGGGACTATCAATTAGCCATCAAATTGTTGTTGAACGTCATAAAGGACAAATCTACTGTCAGTCCACAGTTGGAGCAGGCACAGAATTCACGATCGAAATTCCCCTGCTGGAACAAAAGGCTGGGTAGGTGTTTGAACTGGGAATTTGAGAGGGCGCAAACCTACCCTGGTTCTCAGGCAGTTTCTTGAGCAATCTCTTGAGCAATCTCTTGAGCAATCTCTTGAGCAATCTCTTGAGCAATCTCTTGAGCAATTTTCTAGAGCGCGATCGCTGCTTTGACGGTTGGTTCTGAACTGTCAGAAATGGTTTGCTGAAGATGGAAGCCGAGTTTTTGACAAACGTGCTGCATGGCTCGGTTTTCGGGCAGAATATCCGCACTGATTTTTGCAATTCCCGCATCGCGTCCCATTTGCAGCAGGCGGCGCAGCATTTCCGTCCCGATGCCTTTCCCCTGATGCCGATCGCTCACCAGCATGGAGAACTCCGCTTCACTAACGCCACGCAGCTTGCTCAACCGTCCGGCTGCTAAAATTTCCTGTGCTCCGGTGTTGGGGTCTTTGTAGGCTGTCACCAGTGCCATTTCTCGGTCGTAGTCTACAAAGCAAATGCGGACGAGGCGATCGTGAGCGGTGCGTTGTTTTAGCCCCATCATGTGGAAATAGCGGAAGTAAACGCTTTCCTCCGAGAGGGTTTTGTGAAACTGCACCATTAGAGGTTCATCTTCAGGACGAATCGGACGGATGGTTACAGGCATTCCATCTTTGAGCGTCCAGGGCTGGACATATTGCAGCGGGTAGGGATGAATGGCAAGCTGAGGCAGATCGGCTTCCTGAGTTTCTGGATCATGCAAAACAACTCGCGCATCAAGAGCAATTAATTGTTCGGGGGATGCCAGGAGCGGGTTAATATCAATCTCTTTAATCCAGCGCTGTTCAGCAACCAGGCGGCTAAACCGGACCATGAGCTGTTCTAAAGCAGGCAGATCGATCGGCGCTCGACCTCTGACTCCTTTTAACGCCCGATAAATCTGCGTCTGCTCCATCATTCGCCGCGCCAGAGTCGTATTTAATGGTGGCAGAGCCAGGGCACTATCGCGGAACACTTCGACGAGTTGTCCTCCTGTCCCAAACAGCAGCACCGGACCAAACTGGGGATCGAGCGAGCTACCAATGATCAGTTCATAGCCTTCAAGCTGCAACATTGGCTGCACGGTGACACCCTGGAAATGCTCGGCTCCTGCTTTTTGAGCCACTGAGTTTTGAATCGCGCGATAGGCTTTTTGCACGGCTTCGGCATCGGGGAGATTCAGCTGCACTCCGCCCACATCCGTTTTATGGGTGATGGTTTCTGAGAACAGCTTGAGCACCACTGGATAACTAATGCGATCGGCTGACTCCACCGCTGCTGCTTCACTGGTTGCAACTTGCGTATCCACCACCGGAATACCATAAGCCGAGAGCAACTGCTTTGACTCAAATTCGGTGAGCAGGGTTCGTCCGCTCTGTCGGACTGAATCAATCAAACTGGTCGCTAAAGCCTCGTTCTCCTCTGTTGCAGGCGGCAGGGTCGGCGTTTCATAAATACCCCGGATGTTGTAGCTATATCGCCCCATGTAGTTGAATACTTGCACTGCGGTATCCGGAAACGGGAAGGTAAAAATGCCAGCCCGATTTAAAATTTCTTCCCCTGCTGCAACTTCTGTGCCGCCCATCCAACTTGCCAGAAATGGCTTATTTTTCAGGTTGGCGTAGCCCTTGAGCTGTTCAGCCGTTTGAGTGGGGTCGCTCATGGCTTGCGGCGTTAAGATGACCAATAAGCCATCACTGTTTGGATCTTTTGCTGCCAGTTCTACTGCTTTGGCATAGCGTTCGGGTTCGGCATCGCCCAGAATATCGATCGGGTTATGGTGGCTCCAGTGGGACGGCAAAAATGCATCGAGTGCCTGCTTTGTCTCTTCTGATAATTCGGCGAGTTCACCGCCGCCCCGGATCAGCGCATCGGTTGCGAGCACTCCAGGGCCCCCGGCATTGGTAACGATCGTCAGCTTGCGACCCTGGGGACGAGGTTGTTTTGACAACACTTCTGCCATATTAAACAGGTCATTGATGGTATCAACGCGCAACACGCCACAGCGACGGAAGGCAGCATCGAGTACTCCATCACTTCCTGCCAGTGCGCCCGTATGCGATGCGGCGGCTTGGGCAGCGGCTTCAGTGCGACCTGCTTTAATCACAATAATGGGCTTTGTCAGTGCCACTTCTCTGGCAGCCGATAAGAACGATCGCGCATCCCCGATCGATTCCATATAAATCACAATGCTCTGGGTATAAGGGTCGTCACCCAAATAATCGATTAAGTCACCCCAGTTGACATCCAACATTGCGCCGATCGAGACAAAGGCACTGAAGCCAACGTTTTCTCGCAAACTCCAGTCCAAAATAGAGGTGCATAATGCCCCGCTCTGGCTAATAAACCCAACACTCCCCGGACGTGCCATCGTACTGGCAAAGGTGGCGTTCAATCCGGTACGTGGACTCATCACCCCCAAACAGTTGGGACCAATAATTCGCATTTTGCCCTGAGCAGCTTCCAAGATTTGTTGTTCGAGCGCTATGCCGCTTGCGCCAATTTCGCGGAACCCCGCTGAGATAATAATTGCCCCCCTGACGCCTGCTGCCACACAGTCACGAATTACCTGCGGAACGGTGGGTGCGGGGGTTGCAATCAGCGCCAGATCGACCGTCTCTGGAACGTCTGCGATCGTTGGATATGCCTTAATCCCCAAAATGCTCGATCGATTGGGATTCACCGGAAAGACTGTGCCGCCAAATGGGTTAGCAATCAAATTCCAGAGCAGAGTCCGTCCCACACTTCCTGCTCGCTCGCTTGCGCCAATCACTGCCACGGTTTTGGGAGCGAATATTGCATCAAGTGGCTGATAGCTCTGCCGCAGGATATCGTAAACCCGATCGGTCGTCTGAGCCGCCTGTTTCTGGTGAATCGAGGTGGACGTTTGCATAGACTGTCCTCTCTGGGGGCTAACATTTCACAACTCCCCTCATTTTGATCGTATGCAGCGAAAAAGG
This sequence is a window from Trichocoleus sp.. Protein-coding genes within it:
- a CDS encoding bifunctional acetate--CoA ligase family protein/GNAT family N-acetyltransferase — translated: MQTSTSIHQKQAAQTTDRVYDILRQSYQPLDAIFAPKTVAVIGASERAGSVGRTLLWNLIANPFGGTVFPVNPNRSSILGIKAYPTIADVPETVDLALIATPAPTVPQVIRDCVAAGVRGAIIISAGFREIGASGIALEQQILEAAQGKMRIIGPNCLGVMSPRTGLNATFASTMARPGSVGFISQSGALCTSILDWSLRENVGFSAFVSIGAMLDVNWGDLIDYLGDDPYTQSIVIYMESIGDARSFLSAAREVALTKPIIVIKAGRTEAAAQAAASHTGALAGSDGVLDAAFRRCGVLRVDTINDLFNMAEVLSKQPRPQGRKLTIVTNAGGPGVLATDALIRGGGELAELSEETKQALDAFLPSHWSHHNPIDILGDAEPERYAKAVELAAKDPNSDGLLVILTPQAMSDPTQTAEQLKGYANLKNKPFLASWMGGTEVAAGEEILNRAGIFTFPFPDTAVQVFNYMGRYSYNIRGIYETPTLPPATEENEALATSLIDSVRQSGRTLLTEFESKQLLSAYGIPVVDTQVATSEAAAVESADRISYPVVLKLFSETITHKTDVGGVQLNLPDAEAVQKAYRAIQNSVAQKAGAEHFQGVTVQPMLQLEGYELIIGSSLDPQFGPVLLFGTGGQLVEVFRDSALALPPLNTTLARRMMEQTQIYRALKGVRGRAPIDLPALEQLMVRFSRLVAEQRWIKEIDINPLLASPEQLIALDARVVLHDPETQEADLPQLAIHPYPLQYVQPWTLKDGMPVTIRPIRPEDEPLMVQFHKTLSEESVYFRYFHMMGLKQRTAHDRLVRICFVDYDREMALVTAYKDPNTGAQEILAAGRLSKLRGVSEAEFSMLVSDRHQGKGIGTEMLRRLLQMGRDAGIAKISADILPENRAMQHVCQKLGFHLQQTISDSSEPTVKAAIAL